In Helianthus annuus cultivar XRQ/B chromosome 9, HanXRQr2.0-SUNRISE, whole genome shotgun sequence, the following are encoded in one genomic region:
- the LOC110878969 gene encoding EEF1A lysine methyltransferase 2, with translation MAGIRLPPEDTDVTPPTRQPLTADLISDDDRSIAADSWSIKSDYGSTLDDDQRHADASEALAARQVAASDYSSDKEEPDAEAIPSMLGFQSYWDTAYADELTNFREHGHAGEVWFGADVMEMVASWTKGLCVDIAQKQEQNHHDNESSETGSEGDRDLAAWTVLDVGTGNGLLLQELAKQGFSDLTGTDYSEGAIDLARSLADRDGFASIKFLVDDILETKLDKQFHLVTDKGTLDAIGLHPDGPVKRIMYWESISKLVAPGGLVVITSCNNTKDELVQEVENFNQSKAMISQETDTPGESDAYANPTIFSYLDHIRTYPTFMFGGSVGSRVTTVAFVRS, from the exons ATGGCCGGAATCCGATTGCCACCGGAAGACACCGATGTAACACCGCCGACGCGACAGCCGTTAACCGCCGATCTGATCTCCGACGATGACCGCTCTATTGCCGCTGATTCGTGGTCAATCAAAAGCGACTACGGAAGTACTCTCGACGATGATCAGCGTCACGCTGACGCATCTGAAGCTCTTGCTGCACGTCAGGTTGCCGCATCTGATTACAG CTCTGACAAGGAAGAACCTGATGCTGAAGCAATTCCATCAATGTTAGGGTTCCAAAGTTACTGGGATACAGCATATGCAGATGAGTTGACAAATTTTCGTGAACATGGACATGCTGGTGAAGTTTG GTTTGGTGCTGATGTCATGGAAATGGTTGCTTCTTGGACAAAAGGCCTATGTGTTGACATTGCTCAAAAGCAAGAGCAAAATCATCATGATAATGAGAGCTCTGAGACTGGCAGTGAAGGTGATAGAGATCTAGCTGCTTGGACCGTACTTGATGTTGGAACTGGCAACGGACTGCTTCTTCAAGAGCTTGCTAAGCAGGG GTTCTCTGATCTAACTGGAACAGACTATAGTGAAGGAGCAATTGACCTTGCTAGGAGCCTTGCAGACCGTGATGGATTTGCTAGTATAAAATTCTTG GTTGATGACATTCTTGAAACGAAGTTGGATAAACAGTTTCATCTGGTTACCGACAAAGGAACTTTGGATGCCATTGGACTGCATCCTGATGGTCCTGTTAAAAG GATTATGTATTGGGAGTCCATCTCAAAACTTGTAGCTCCTGGTGGCCTAGTG GTGATCACTTCATGCAACAATACCAAAGACGAATTGGTGCAAGAAGTTGAAAACTTCAATCAAAGTAAAGCCATGATCTCTCAGGAGACAGATACCCCTGGAGAATCAGATGCATACGCAAACCCAACTATCTTTTCCTACTTGGATCACATCCGCACCTACCCAACATTCATGTTTGGAGGATCCGTTGGGTCGCGTGTCACCACCGTAGCATTTGTGCGTAGCTAG
- the LOC110874752 gene encoding uncharacterized protein LOC110874752: protein MLMSTPSSASAMVLPLRKEHKACTRLDVKAQSLRDEGRSSNLVDSNIKLLKERIEVMRAKERLQRSHIPYGWDYASKHIQKRPKKQPEFLQTIALMCGASSLSIFIGTVFLCIFSIVVHLQV, encoded by the exons ATGTTGATGTCGACACCTTCTTCTGCGAGTGCAATGGTTTTGCCACTGCGGAAGGAGCATAAGGCGTGTACACGTTTAGATGTTAAAGCCCAAAGCTTACGAGACGAAG GGAGATCGAGTAATCTTGTGGATTCGAATATAAAGCTTTTGAAAGAGAGGATAGAGGTGATGAGAGCAAAAGAGAGATTGCAGCGGAGTCACATACCATACGGATGGGATTATGCATCAAAACACATACAAAAACGTCCAAAAAAACAACCGGAGTTTCTACAAACAATAGCTTTAATGTGTGGCGCGTCTAGTTTATCGATTTTCATTGGCACAGTCTTTCTTTGTATTTTTTCCATCGTTGTACATCTCCAAGTATAA